The following are from one region of the Archangium lipolyticum genome:
- the sppA gene encoding signal peptide peptidase SppA: MRLLLIPLINLLLLLRTLLGLPFRFLASRSRPAYIRFRLAGDPPYREPTRRPRLPLGLGGQGRPEPATVTSLEGFREALELLAKDPKVKGILVELEGLEVPPAKREVLVKLLEGFRAAGKRVVAWGVSVNSLEYQVMCAADEALLSPAGRLELVGYAAEATALGEGLERIGVKAHFFRRGDYKTAPELFTHPRVSDIQRQTMEAFLDERYTELVDTVAKGRKRTPEEVRAWIDAGPYSAKRAAAQGLIDGLCSEADLPERLGKKREKDGEEEEDEGLEPMPVYRAGLVWPRVRWRPLRLRPLLGVVPLTGMIVPGKGGAGPGPQRVGSDAVVKAVRAAGRNRRVKAVVLYVASPGGSAVASEIILEAVQRVAKKKPVIAFVDRVAASGGYMAALGAKEIWATPHAVVGSIGVFAGKFDVSGLLELLGVRRTLITRGENAGIFSPTRGFTEHERASMEAEVEEIYQAFLEHVAKARGRTKEEIHQLAEGRVYSGTRALGVGLVDKTGGFEEACRYAMDLAKVPAERFDLRLFGGGDRRLSLLKLLMGGAQTGVYAFCPTAWDLQGFGEGERFE, translated from the coding sequence GTGCGCCTCCTCCTGATCCCCTTGATCAATCTGTTGTTGCTGTTGCGGACCCTCCTGGGATTGCCCTTCCGCTTCCTGGCATCCCGGAGCCGGCCCGCGTACATCCGCTTCCGGCTGGCGGGGGACCCCCCCTACCGCGAGCCGACCCGCCGGCCGCGCCTGCCCCTGGGGCTCGGAGGGCAGGGCCGTCCGGAGCCGGCCACGGTGACCTCGCTGGAGGGCTTCCGGGAAGCGCTGGAGCTCCTGGCGAAGGACCCGAAGGTGAAGGGCATCCTGGTGGAGCTGGAGGGGTTGGAGGTGCCTCCGGCGAAGCGGGAGGTGCTGGTGAAGCTGCTGGAGGGCTTCCGGGCGGCGGGCAAGCGGGTGGTGGCGTGGGGGGTGAGCGTGAACAGCCTGGAGTACCAGGTGATGTGCGCGGCGGACGAGGCGCTCCTGTCTCCGGCGGGGCGGTTGGAGCTGGTGGGCTACGCCGCGGAGGCCACCGCGCTGGGCGAGGGCCTGGAGCGGATCGGCGTCAAGGCGCACTTCTTCCGGCGGGGCGATTACAAGACGGCACCGGAGCTCTTCACGCACCCGCGCGTGTCGGACATCCAGCGGCAGACGATGGAAGCCTTCCTGGACGAGCGCTACACGGAGCTGGTGGACACCGTGGCGAAGGGGCGCAAGCGCACGCCGGAGGAGGTCCGGGCGTGGATCGACGCGGGTCCCTACAGCGCGAAGCGCGCGGCGGCGCAGGGGCTCATCGACGGGCTGTGCAGCGAGGCGGACCTGCCCGAGCGGTTGGGGAAGAAGCGCGAGAAGGACGGCGAGGAGGAGGAGGACGAGGGGCTGGAGCCGATGCCGGTGTACCGGGCCGGGCTGGTCTGGCCGCGGGTGCGCTGGCGCCCGTTGAGGTTGAGGCCCCTGCTGGGGGTGGTTCCACTGACGGGGATGATCGTCCCGGGGAAGGGTGGGGCGGGACCGGGTCCTCAGCGGGTGGGCTCGGACGCGGTGGTGAAGGCGGTGCGCGCGGCGGGGAGGAACCGCCGGGTGAAGGCCGTGGTGCTGTACGTGGCGAGCCCGGGAGGCTCGGCGGTGGCCTCGGAGATCATCCTGGAGGCGGTGCAGCGGGTGGCGAAGAAGAAGCCCGTCATCGCCTTCGTGGACCGGGTGGCGGCGAGCGGCGGCTACATGGCGGCGCTCGGCGCGAAGGAGATCTGGGCCACGCCGCACGCGGTGGTGGGCTCCATCGGCGTGTTCGCGGGGAAGTTCGATGTCTCGGGGCTGCTGGAGCTGCTGGGGGTGCGCCGCACGCTCATCACCCGAGGGGAGAACGCGGGCATCTTCTCTCCCACGCGGGGCTTCACCGAGCACGAGCGGGCCTCGATGGAGGCGGAGGTGGAGGAGATCTACCAGGCGTTCCTCGAGCACGTGGCGAAGGCGCGAGGCCGGACGAAGGAGGAGATCCACCAGCTGGCGGAGGGGCGGGTGTACAGCGGCACGCGGGCGCTGGGGGTGGGGCTGGTGGACAAGACGGGGGGCTTCGAGGAGGCGTGCCGGTACGCGATGGATCTGGCGAAGGTGCCGGCGGAGCGCTTCGACCTGCGGCTCTTCGGGGGAGGGGATCGGCGCTTGTCACTGTTGAAACTGTTGATGGGAGGAGCCCAGACGGGCGTGTATGCCTTCTGCCCGACGGCGTGGGATCTCCAGGGCTTCGGGGAAGGGGAGCGTTTCGAGTAA
- a CDS encoding TFIIB-type zinc ribbon-containing protein — MARPCPLCENELLRPLRVSDVEVDTCPRCHGLWFDAGELNRFPDRPATRTFLEAARRAPSRCRKRGHLVPREQDACTTCRSEPVSCPSCGSRLALVVTSACAIDVCPRCEGVWLDAGEFELLEGVTNPQARPAGETPPVAALRCSACRKGLQPRDAFAYEGDVYCATCRPPGAIQFTVRIPSPSGRGLG, encoded by the coding sequence ATGGCGCGCCCCTGTCCCCTCTGCGAGAACGAGCTGCTGCGGCCCCTGCGCGTCTCGGACGTGGAAGTGGACACCTGTCCCCGCTGTCACGGGCTGTGGTTCGACGCGGGGGAGCTGAACCGCTTTCCGGACAGGCCCGCGACGCGCACGTTCCTGGAAGCGGCGCGGCGGGCGCCCTCGCGGTGCCGGAAGCGGGGCCACCTGGTGCCGCGCGAGCAGGACGCGTGCACCACGTGCCGGAGCGAGCCGGTGTCCTGCCCATCCTGCGGCTCGAGGCTGGCGCTGGTGGTGACGAGCGCCTGTGCCATCGACGTGTGCCCGCGATGCGAGGGAGTCTGGCTGGACGCGGGTGAGTTCGAGCTGTTGGAGGGAGTCACCAATCCCCAGGCGAGGCCGGCGGGCGAAACCCCACCAGTGGCGGCCCTGAGGTGCTCGGCGTGCAGGAAGGGGCTACAGCCGAGGGACGCCTTCGCGTATGAGGGCGACGTCTACTGCGCTACCTGCCGTCCCCCGGGCGCCATCCAGTTCACCGTGCGAATCCCCTCTCCCTCTGGGAGAGGGCTAGGGTGA
- a CDS encoding FmdB family zinc ribbon protein: protein MPIYEYSCKSCEKTIDVLQKVSDPTPETCTACGAQGSLSKVVSRSSFVLKGGGWYSDLYSSTKKDGSTSSSSSSSSASSSSSTPSSSDSGSSSSSSSSTSASSTPAAAAGGKS from the coding sequence ATGCCCATCTACGAGTACTCCTGCAAGTCCTGTGAAAAGACGATCGATGTCCTGCAGAAGGTGAGCGATCCGACGCCCGAGACCTGCACCGCGTGCGGTGCCCAGGGCTCGCTGAGCAAGGTCGTGAGCCGCTCCAGCTTCGTCCTCAAGGGTGGCGGCTGGTATTCGGATCTCTACAGCTCCACCAAGAAGGACGGGAGCACCAGCAGCTCGTCCTCTTCGTCCAGCGCCAGCAGCTCGTCGTCCACCCCGAGCTCGTCGGACTCGGGGTCGAGCAGCTCCTCGAGCAGCAGCACCAGCGCGTCGAGCACCCCGGCGGCGGCTGCTGGCGGCAAGAGCTGA
- a CDS encoding Fur family transcriptional regulator, which translates to MDEVLQRYMAQHGLKSTRQRSLIIDTFFSVGGHLSVEELWNKVREQDTKVSVATVYRTMKLLNECGLAHARNFGDGQTRYEAAAGREHHDHLICTHCGTIVEFEDDRIEEMQDAVARKHGFTVTSHKMELYGLCKNCQRRSAPKSEA; encoded by the coding sequence ATGGACGAAGTCCTCCAGCGTTACATGGCGCAGCACGGGCTGAAGAGCACGCGCCAGCGCAGTCTCATCATCGACACCTTCTTCTCCGTCGGGGGCCACCTCTCCGTCGAGGAGCTGTGGAACAAGGTGCGCGAACAGGACACCAAGGTGTCGGTGGCGACGGTGTACCGGACGATGAAGTTGCTCAACGAGTGCGGCCTGGCCCACGCGCGCAACTTCGGGGACGGACAGACGCGCTACGAGGCCGCGGCGGGGAGAGAGCACCACGATCACCTCATCTGCACGCACTGCGGCACCATCGTCGAGTTCGAGGACGACCGCATCGAGGAGATGCAGGACGCGGTGGCACGCAAGCACGGCTTCACGGTGACATCGCACAAGATGGAGCTGTACGGGCTGTGCAAGAACTGTCAGCGGCGCTCCGCCCCCAAGAGCGAGGCATGA
- a CDS encoding TlpA family protein disulfide reductase — protein sequence MRRAALALGCALALALAGCRTVPEGPAAGSGPSPYLGALMLPSVGPTPYEWNRLPGRVVMVAFFATWCFPCLAELPTLEALQKEYGPQGFQVVLVGMDLEGTLVLEPFANQYALNFPVLVSDQGMQQGRSAFGLIPALPSTFLLDKGGQVAGAWQGVAGHRDISRAVEELLRR from the coding sequence ATGAGGCGCGCGGCCCTGGCCCTCGGGTGCGCGCTGGCGCTGGCCCTGGCGGGGTGCCGCACCGTCCCCGAAGGGCCGGCGGCGGGCTCGGGGCCCTCTCCGTACCTCGGGGCGCTGATGCTGCCCTCGGTGGGACCCACGCCGTATGAGTGGAACCGGCTGCCCGGGCGCGTGGTGATGGTGGCCTTCTTCGCCACCTGGTGCTTCCCGTGCCTGGCGGAGCTGCCCACGCTGGAGGCGCTCCAGAAGGAGTACGGCCCCCAGGGCTTCCAGGTGGTGCTGGTGGGCATGGATCTGGAGGGCACGCTCGTGCTGGAGCCCTTCGCCAACCAGTACGCGCTGAACTTCCCGGTGCTGGTGTCCGACCAGGGCATGCAGCAGGGGCGCAGCGCCTTCGGGCTCATTCCCGCGCTGCCCTCCACCTTCCTCCTGGACAAGGGAGGCCAGGTGGCCGGTGCGTGGCAGGGCGTGGCCGGCCACAGGGACATCTCGCGCGCGGTGGAAGAACTGTTGCGGCGCTGA
- a CDS encoding FtsB family cell division protein has translation MTVRRKLLGVAACVAAVLTLVSVVDAKGFRRYLRLRQDVESIQARNRVLSEQNDALRREINALRNDPNALERAAREELGYIKPGEIVFHLE, from the coding sequence ATGACGGTGCGGCGAAAGCTCCTCGGTGTGGCGGCGTGCGTGGCCGCGGTCCTGACGCTGGTTTCGGTCGTGGACGCGAAGGGCTTCCGCCGCTACCTGCGCCTGCGCCAGGACGTGGAGTCCATCCAGGCCCGCAATCGCGTCCTCTCCGAGCAGAACGACGCCCTCCGGCGTGAAATCAACGCGCTGCGCAACGACCCCAACGCCCTCGAGCGCGCCGCGCGCGAAGAGCTCGGCTACATCAAGCCGGGCGAGATCGTCTTCCACCTGGAGTAA
- a CDS encoding sensor domain-containing diguanylate cyclase, whose product MSALSAIPPASKLLRPLVRAVPAAAVLSAFVHIARGGFRGLQTLGWTEASIVLFLLAGLGLMAWRRFTRGAVGAPLYLRDDLELGAVLIAVAFIVVAIAGGAVFPIVYLLMAFLVAFLPRNAGLTLLGVALAFDALVSLQGPERSITSFLTHSLFLSLFAGLYQLVLASRIAAARRAESSAVEKRIKEVEERARTFRLVSSGSHDNPPDVKDEEKWLLASVKEIEGAVGAALEIAETALKTNTCAAFLLTSDDKGLKLYDCRSMSDRVQRESFNAGEGMLGGVLKRRAPVRMHSAHGLKGITWYDGGAPELKAVLAVPIIEGSGLVRGVLVADRLTHNPFSDDDEKLFTTIAAEVLRSIEVERVMTYIRKTRDEKDRFFRAIEELNRAGSPEQVFLAVLESARQLAGLDFCAVTIVNEVEGKRMHKVARMLGVTAQGSKALEGRSFPDNNGLVANVVRYGAPLPGRDIKAMDRQVIFDEETQLRGLAALKIFPLTAGDRILGTLVAGSRRKAALDHDVLRMLEVIAIQAAQAVLRAQLYEAMERMATTDGMTGLYNNRTFQTKADEMLAHSRRYGRKCSLILTDVDHFKSVNDTYGHLTGDQVLKGVARILKQQARDTDIVARYGGEEFAILMPETEAKGAKVIAERIREAIKAEVFQTEMGPLKVTLSLGIATAPDHGTDKLVLVEQADQCLYYAKRHGRNQSVTVAEAQGGRKLQAVEG is encoded by the coding sequence ATGTCCGCCCTTTCGGCCATCCCTCCAGCCTCCAAGCTCCTGCGCCCCCTGGTGCGCGCCGTTCCCGCGGCGGCCGTGCTGTCCGCCTTCGTCCACATCGCCCGGGGTGGGTTCCGGGGCCTGCAGACGCTGGGCTGGACGGAGGCCTCCATCGTCCTGTTCCTGCTGGCCGGACTGGGGCTCATGGCCTGGAGGCGCTTCACCCGTGGCGCCGTGGGCGCTCCGCTCTACCTGCGGGATGATCTGGAGCTGGGGGCGGTGCTCATCGCCGTGGCCTTCATCGTGGTGGCCATCGCCGGTGGGGCGGTGTTCCCCATCGTCTACCTGCTCATGGCCTTCCTGGTGGCCTTCCTGCCGCGCAACGCGGGACTGACGCTGCTGGGCGTGGCGCTGGCCTTCGACGCGCTCGTCTCGTTGCAGGGCCCGGAGCGCAGCATCACCTCCTTCCTCACCCACTCGCTGTTCCTGTCGCTCTTCGCCGGCCTGTACCAGCTGGTGCTCGCCTCGCGCATCGCCGCCGCCCGCCGCGCCGAGAGCTCCGCGGTGGAGAAGCGCATCAAGGAGGTCGAGGAGCGCGCCCGCACCTTCCGCCTCGTCAGCTCCGGCTCCCACGACAACCCGCCGGACGTGAAGGACGAGGAGAAGTGGCTGCTGGCCTCGGTGAAGGAGATCGAGGGCGCGGTGGGCGCCGCGCTGGAGATCGCCGAGACGGCGCTCAAGACGAACACCTGCGCGGCCTTCCTGCTGACGTCGGACGACAAGGGGCTGAAGCTGTACGACTGCCGCAGCATGTCGGACCGCGTGCAGCGCGAGAGCTTCAACGCGGGGGAGGGGATGCTGGGCGGGGTGCTCAAGCGCCGGGCGCCGGTGCGGATGCACTCGGCACATGGGCTCAAGGGCATCACCTGGTACGACGGGGGTGCCCCCGAGCTGAAGGCCGTGCTGGCCGTGCCGATCATCGAGGGCAGCGGGCTGGTGCGCGGCGTGCTGGTGGCGGATCGGCTGACGCACAACCCGTTCTCGGACGACGACGAGAAGCTCTTCACCACGATCGCCGCCGAGGTGCTGCGGTCGATCGAGGTGGAGCGGGTGATGACGTACATCCGCAAGACGCGCGACGAAAAGGATCGGTTCTTCCGGGCGATCGAGGAGCTCAACCGGGCGGGGAGCCCGGAGCAGGTGTTCCTGGCGGTGCTGGAGAGCGCGCGGCAGCTGGCGGGCCTGGACTTCTGCGCCGTCACCATCGTGAACGAGGTGGAAGGCAAGCGGATGCACAAGGTGGCGCGGATGCTGGGCGTGACGGCGCAGGGCAGCAAGGCGCTCGAGGGCCGCAGCTTCCCGGACAACAATGGGCTGGTGGCCAACGTGGTGCGCTACGGCGCGCCGCTGCCCGGGCGCGACATCAAGGCCATGGACCGGCAGGTCATCTTCGACGAGGAGACGCAGCTGCGCGGCCTGGCGGCGCTGAAGATCTTCCCGCTCACGGCGGGCGACAGGATCCTCGGGACGCTGGTGGCGGGCTCGCGCCGCAAGGCGGCGCTGGACCACGACGTGCTGCGGATGCTGGAGGTGATCGCGATCCAGGCGGCGCAGGCGGTGCTGCGTGCGCAGCTCTACGAGGCGATGGAGCGGATGGCGACGACGGACGGCATGACGGGCCTGTACAACAACCGCACCTTCCAGACGAAGGCGGACGAGATGCTGGCGCACTCGCGGCGGTACGGGCGCAAGTGCTCGCTGATCCTCACGGACGTGGACCACTTCAAGAGCGTGAACGACACGTATGGCCACCTGACGGGAGACCAGGTGCTCAAGGGCGTGGCGCGCATCCTCAAGCAGCAGGCGCGGGACACGGACATCGTGGCGCGTTACGGCGGTGAGGAGTTCGCGATCCTGATGCCGGAGACGGAGGCGAAGGGGGCGAAGGTGATCGCGGAACGTATCCGCGAGGCGATCAAGGCCGAGGTGTTCCAGACGGAGATGGGCCCGCTGAAGGTGACGCTGTCGTTGGGAATCGCGACGGCGCCGGATCACGGAACGGACAAGCTGGTGCTGGTGGAGCAGGCGGACCAGTGCCTGTACTACGCGAAGAGGCACGGCCGGAACCAGTCGGTGACGGTGGCCGAGGCGCAGGGAGGAAGAAAGCTCCAGGCGGTCGAGGGTTGA
- a CDS encoding class I SAM-dependent methyltransferase yields MIQKRVPLAVTTSGKPEDALVARAREAAREWNLPFIPRRKKQPMGPLLESAADAFIVFEREGVSLWDKEGSFSFNPGMAHLRRLRILSGQKGGDDALVRVAELRAGDHFLDCTLGLGQDALVAALVVGPSGRVVGLEKSLALYAVVSEGLETYDYGPDSYRVETVRADSHEYLRALPSGSFDVVFFDPMFEKPKKSQPAFEMLRRFAEHAPLTPETLEEARRVARRWVVVKGAKYSEDLEKLGLEAEPGSRYTSVVWGRVPAAPAR; encoded by the coding sequence TTGATACAAAAACGAGTCCCGCTGGCGGTGACGACGAGCGGCAAGCCGGAAGACGCGCTGGTGGCCCGGGCGAGGGAAGCGGCGCGCGAGTGGAATCTGCCCTTCATCCCGAGGAGGAAGAAGCAGCCCATGGGTCCGCTGCTCGAATCCGCGGCGGACGCCTTCATCGTCTTCGAGCGAGAGGGCGTATCCCTCTGGGACAAGGAAGGCTCCTTCAGCTTCAATCCTGGGATGGCGCACCTGCGCCGGCTGCGGATCCTCTCGGGGCAGAAGGGCGGGGATGATGCGCTCGTGCGAGTAGCCGAGCTGCGCGCGGGAGACCACTTCCTCGATTGCACGCTGGGGCTCGGGCAGGACGCGCTGGTGGCGGCACTGGTGGTGGGGCCGTCGGGGCGGGTCGTGGGCCTGGAGAAGAGCCTCGCGCTGTACGCGGTCGTCTCCGAGGGCCTCGAGACCTACGACTACGGCCCGGACTCATACCGGGTGGAGACGGTGCGAGCGGACTCCCACGAGTACCTGCGCGCGCTGCCTTCGGGCTCATTCGACGTCGTCTTCTTCGATCCGATGTTCGAGAAGCCCAAGAAGTCCCAGCCGGCGTTCGAGATGCTCCGCCGGTTCGCCGAGCACGCGCCGCTCACGCCGGAGACGCTGGAGGAGGCGAGACGGGTGGCGCGGCGGTGGGTGGTGGTGAAGGGGGCGAAGTACTCGGAGGACCTCGAGAAGCTGGGGCTCGAGGCCGAACCCGGCTCGCGCTACACCTCCGTCGTCTGGGGGCGCGTTCCGGCGGCACCCGCACGGTAG
- a CDS encoding HAD-IG family 5'-nucleotidase: MSPKLSPTGPIPGSPTTADPLHGSFRSSLNRAHAEEAEHRAQSLFEDGELARLLSVPRVSTRQVPRARDIFVNRNLRMSSVDLIGFDMDYTLAIYHMRRLEQLAYDMTLAKLVSERGYPSVIGQLQYDHHFVMRGLAVDKANGNLLKMDRFGYVGRAWHGLRPLDRELWKKLYRNQRVQLKNPRFAWIDTLFALPEAWLFAAIIELLESLGQRVDYGKLYDDIREAIDTVHRDNSLKREVRKELGRYIFQDPELGPALHKLRSGGKRLFLLTNSAWDYTDAVMRYLLDGQVAEYPSWRNYFDYVVTLASKPAFFSEQRPFLELETAGPGEEARVVGEATSLERGKVYQGGNLVQFEQHTGHSGERVLYVGDHIYGDILKSKKSSLWRTCMIVQEIEDEITYTDGQQERIERLSEVELTRERLDDEVAHHKGVLNTLDRKLERGGLEPAEATRMEEERRRTKVELDKLRWALREATDIADILEREVEEGFNPYWGLLFKEGNENSRFGEQVERYACLYTSRVSNFLHDSPMQYYRSPRDLMSHEQAGAWSAKLSQVGSEGPPKGAR, translated from the coding sequence GTGTCTCCGAAACTCTCCCCGACCGGCCCCATCCCTGGAAGCCCGACCACCGCGGATCCCCTCCACGGCAGCTTCCGCTCCTCCCTCAACCGCGCCCACGCCGAGGAAGCCGAGCACCGCGCCCAGAGCCTCTTCGAGGACGGGGAGCTCGCCCGCCTGCTGAGCGTGCCCCGGGTGAGCACCCGCCAGGTGCCGCGCGCGCGGGACATCTTCGTCAACCGCAACCTGCGCATGTCCAGCGTCGACCTCATCGGCTTCGACATGGACTACACGCTGGCCATCTACCACATGCGGCGGCTGGAGCAGCTGGCGTACGACATGACGCTCGCGAAGCTGGTCAGCGAGCGCGGCTACCCGTCCGTCATCGGCCAGCTGCAGTACGACCACCACTTCGTGATGCGCGGGCTGGCCGTGGACAAGGCCAACGGCAACCTGCTGAAGATGGACCGGTTCGGCTACGTGGGGCGGGCCTGGCACGGGCTGCGGCCGTTGGATCGCGAGCTGTGGAAGAAGCTGTACCGCAACCAGCGGGTGCAGCTGAAGAACCCGCGCTTCGCGTGGATCGACACGCTCTTCGCCCTGCCCGAGGCGTGGCTGTTCGCGGCCATCATCGAGCTGCTCGAGTCGCTGGGCCAGCGCGTGGACTACGGCAAGCTGTACGACGACATCCGCGAGGCCATCGACACGGTGCACCGGGACAACTCGCTCAAGCGCGAGGTGCGCAAGGAGCTGGGGCGCTACATCTTCCAGGATCCGGAGCTGGGCCCCGCGCTGCACAAGCTGCGCTCGGGAGGCAAGCGGCTGTTCCTGCTGACGAACTCGGCGTGGGACTACACGGACGCGGTGATGCGCTACCTGCTGGACGGCCAGGTGGCCGAGTACCCGAGCTGGCGCAACTACTTCGATTACGTGGTGACGCTGGCGTCCAAGCCGGCGTTCTTCTCCGAGCAGCGGCCCTTCCTGGAGCTGGAGACGGCGGGGCCCGGCGAGGAGGCGCGCGTGGTGGGCGAGGCCACCTCGTTGGAGCGCGGCAAGGTGTACCAGGGCGGCAACCTGGTGCAGTTCGAGCAGCACACCGGCCACTCGGGTGAGCGCGTGCTGTACGTGGGAGACCACATCTACGGGGACATCCTCAAGTCGAAGAAGTCCTCGCTGTGGCGCACGTGCATGATCGTCCAGGAGATCGAGGACGAGATCACCTACACGGACGGGCAACAGGAGCGGATCGAACGGCTGTCCGAGGTGGAGCTGACGCGCGAGCGGCTGGACGACGAGGTGGCGCACCACAAGGGGGTGCTCAACACGTTGGACCGGAAGCTGGAGCGAGGGGGGCTGGAGCCCGCGGAGGCGACGCGGATGGAGGAGGAGCGGCGGCGGACGAAGGTGGAGCTGGACAAGCTGCGCTGGGCGCTGCGCGAGGCCACGGACATCGCGGACATCCTCGAGCGCGAGGTGGAGGAAGGCTTCAACCCGTACTGGGGGCTGCTCTTCAAGGAGGGCAACGAGAACAGCCGGTTCGGCGAGCAGGTGGAGCGCTACGCGTGCCTGTACACGAGCCGGGTGTCGAACTTCCTGCACGACTCGCCGATGCAGTACTACCGTTCGCCGCGCGACTTGATGTCGCACGAACAGGCCGGGGCGTGGTCGGCGAAGCTGTCGCAGGTGGGCAGCGAAGGCCCTCCCAAGGGCGCGAGATAG
- a CDS encoding serine/threonine protein kinase — protein sequence MSSSYRLTGRIEAGELADLYEAVLEPGGFKFVIKLFHPKTSDPRYATVLAQTYSVLNPLGSEGVVHVVDMGFVKDRLAVVREAVDGYTLGTALQRLNTKEVLLPPAIALHLIIQILEAVERAHSVGVIHGAITPGNVLLSRAGQPRVADFGALRALLEVPQLKRVFAHRGRGAYRAPEVGRGDHPDVLADIYSIGAIAYELLTLREAIVPDGGVSTRRAGLPPPSRLDRRIHARLDPIILRALEGMSSRRFHSCGEFANALRNFLSTNGGVPGPEELRRFVSELFPNEVSVGALGPVPFSERFTLTPISGVSLAQVNADALEKSVVVRPSFSPALSEVDTMEAPPAFEEYQPEPTVAPGPVMARGVLDSTHIFGLSKEGAAEVTHFPPKSETDRGAPVTELEVTRVPVKEPEATRVGPKEGSEAVRHGPPGDDEQTWVAPPGAAPPKPRRGPVLPQGAAKEGTRIVKNPRLRVVEDLTRPEPKPEEGDAEDRIDTAKMEPEHTVSRSRVSEGTVTRARIPPSLVRGHSEKPPAEPDRSYIPMPPPTSPEVKAAVSQQRLFTEERNLLADARRRRQMLAVAGVIALVATVCFVFGLWRFMQKPQLDTDPKVSAVSGAVEQYLQQQPSPPSSPSKSRTPPDPVVVSGSGVSEDSHKTGIAYLSISANLPARAYVDGVRVKRNLPLARYPVRSGTREIIVETIGTPRQREAFQVRLERGEHKKLEQLFQHTPNP from the coding sequence ATGAGCAGCAGCTACCGGTTGACCGGCCGCATCGAGGCCGGAGAGCTCGCCGATCTGTACGAGGCCGTCCTGGAGCCGGGTGGCTTCAAGTTCGTCATCAAGCTCTTCCACCCCAAGACGTCGGATCCCCGCTACGCCACCGTGCTGGCCCAGACGTACAGCGTCCTCAACCCGCTGGGCTCCGAGGGCGTCGTCCATGTCGTCGACATGGGCTTCGTGAAGGATCGGCTCGCCGTGGTGCGCGAGGCGGTGGATGGCTACACGCTCGGCACCGCGCTGCAGCGGCTCAACACCAAGGAGGTCCTCCTCCCTCCGGCCATCGCGCTCCATCTGATCATCCAGATCCTCGAGGCCGTGGAGCGCGCCCACTCCGTGGGGGTCATCCACGGCGCCATCACCCCGGGCAACGTCCTGCTGTCGCGCGCGGGCCAGCCCCGGGTGGCCGACTTCGGGGCGCTCCGGGCGCTGCTGGAGGTGCCCCAGCTCAAGCGCGTCTTCGCCCACCGGGGCCGCGGCGCCTACCGCGCCCCCGAGGTGGGCCGGGGCGATCACCCCGACGTCCTGGCCGACATCTATTCCATCGGCGCCATCGCCTACGAGCTGCTCACCCTGCGCGAGGCCATCGTGCCGGATGGGGGCGTCAGCACCCGCCGCGCCGGCCTGCCCCCGCCCAGCCGGCTGGATCGCCGCATCCACGCGCGGTTGGATCCGATCATCCTGCGCGCGCTGGAGGGCATGTCCTCGCGGCGGTTCCACTCGTGCGGCGAGTTCGCCAACGCGCTGCGCAACTTCCTCTCCACCAACGGAGGCGTGCCCGGCCCCGAGGAGCTGCGCCGCTTCGTCTCCGAGCTCTTCCCCAACGAGGTGTCCGTCGGGGCGCTCGGCCCGGTACCGTTCTCCGAGCGCTTCACGCTGACACCCATCTCCGGCGTGTCGCTGGCGCAGGTGAACGCGGACGCGCTGGAGAAGTCCGTGGTGGTGCGGCCCTCCTTCAGTCCGGCCCTCAGCGAGGTCGACACCATGGAGGCCCCGCCCGCCTTCGAGGAGTACCAGCCCGAGCCCACCGTGGCGCCGGGGCCCGTGATGGCTCGCGGCGTCCTCGACTCCACCCACATCTTCGGGCTGTCGAAGGAGGGCGCCGCCGAGGTGACCCACTTCCCGCCGAAGTCCGAGACGGACCGTGGTGCCCCGGTGACGGAGCTCGAGGTGACCCGTGTCCCGGTGAAGGAGCCCGAGGCCACCCGGGTGGGGCCGAAGGAGGGGAGTGAGGCGGTGCGTCATGGCCCGCCAGGAGACGACGAGCAGACGTGGGTGGCGCCTCCGGGAGCGGCGCCGCCCAAGCCTCGCCGGGGGCCGGTGCTGCCCCAGGGCGCCGCGAAGGAGGGGACTCGGATTGTGAAGAACCCCCGCCTGCGCGTGGTGGAGGATCTCACCCGTCCCGAGCCCAAGCCCGAGGAGGGTGATGCGGAGGACCGGATCGACACCGCGAAGATGGAGCCCGAGCACACGGTGAGCCGCTCGCGGGTGTCCGAGGGCACGGTGACGCGGGCGCGCATCCCTCCGTCCCTGGTGCGAGGCCACTCCGAGAAGCCGCCAGCCGAGCCGGATCGCTCGTACATCCCCATGCCCCCGCCCACGTCGCCGGAGGTGAAGGCGGCGGTGTCCCAGCAGCGCCTGTTCACCGAGGAGCGCAACCTCCTGGCGGACGCACGGCGCCGGCGCCAGATGCTGGCCGTGGCGGGAGTCATCGCGCTGGTGGCGACGGTGTGCTTCGTCTTCGGGTTGTGGCGGTTCATGCAGAAGCCGCAGCTCGACACGGACCCCAAGGTGTCCGCGGTCAGCGGCGCCGTGGAGCAGTACCTCCAGCAGCAGCCCTCGCCGCCTTCCTCGCCCTCGAAGTCCCGGACGCCGCCGGATCCCGTGGTGGTCTCCGGGTCCGGTGTGTCCGAGGACTCCCACAAGACGGGCATCGCGTATCTGTCGATCTCCGCCAACCTCCCGGCCCGTGCCTACGTCGATGGCGTCCGCGTGAAGCGCAACCTGCCGCTGGCGCGCTACCCGGTGCGGTCGGGAACCCGGGAGATCATCGTGGAGACGATCGGCACGCCGCGGCAGCGCGAGGCGTTCCAGGTGCGCCTGGAGCGCGGCGAGCACAAGAAGTTGGAGCAGCTCTTCCAGCACACCCCCAACCCCTGA